A single genomic interval of Thermoanaerobacter uzonensis DSM 18761 harbors:
- the aroH gene encoding chorismate mutase: MKVIRGAITSKNTKEDILKDTTILIEEIIKANELEEENIISIFFSATCDLDAVYPAEAVRNMGMTSIPMMCLQEMEVKGSLSHCIRVAVFTNLSEDKEVRHVYLKEAKKLRPDLV; this comes from the coding sequence ATAAAAGTCATAAGAGGTGCTATAACTTCAAAAAATACAAAAGAAGATATTTTAAAGGATACTACTATTCTCATTGAAGAAATTATTAAAGCAAATGAATTAGAAGAGGAAAACATAATTTCTATTTTTTTTAGTGCAACTTGTGATTTAGATGCGGTTTACCCTGCCGAAGCAGTTAGGAATATGGGTATGACCTCAATACCTATGATGTGTCTACAAGAAATGGAGGTAAAAGGCAGTCTCAGCCATTGCATAAGAGTTGCGGTTTTTACAAATTTAAGTGAAGATAAAGAAGTTAGACACGTTTATTTGAAAGAAGCAAAAAAACTGCGTCCAGACTTAGTTTGA
- the speD gene encoding adenosylmethionine decarboxylase, translated as MNALGRHILAEIYGCDSNILDNLELIEDIMVQSAIVTGAEIREVAFHKFNPQGVSGVVVISESHITIHTWPELGYAAVDVFTCGDDVNPWDACNYIAKMLRAQNMTATEVKRGVFEKPVKVVNY; from the coding sequence ATGAATGCTTTGGGTCGCCATATTTTGGCAGAAATTTATGGGTGCGATAGCAATATTTTAGACAACTTGGAATTAATCGAAGACATAATGGTTCAGTCTGCAATAGTGACAGGCGCAGAGATACGGGAAGTAGCTTTCCATAAATTTAATCCCCAGGGCGTAAGCGGAGTAGTGGTCATATCAGAATCTCATATAACTATCCATACTTGGCCAGAACTGGGTTATGCCGCGGTTGACGTATTTACTTGTGGTGATGATGTCAATCCGTGGGATGCCTGTAACTATATAGCGAAAATGTTAAGAGCACAAAACATGACTGCAACAGAGGTGAAACGTGGAGTCTTTGAAAAACCAGTGAAGGTGGTTAACTACTGA
- the cmk gene encoding (d)CMP kinase — MTVKIAIDGPAGAGKSTVAKKLAKLLNYTYIDTGAMYRAITYKTIQQGINLTEENKIADIVQSADIILEGEKIFLDGKDISEEIRKPEVSEKVSLVSKIPKVREILVQKQRKIAEGKNVVMDGRDIGTVVLPDAQFKFYLTASLEERAKRRYSEFKTKNVNVSYYEVLKEIENRDTIDSQRDTSPLKIAEDSIVIDTTYLSEEEVLEKLYNIIKEGLKGEI, encoded by the coding sequence TTGACTGTAAAAATAGCAATAGATGGGCCGGCGGGAGCCGGCAAGAGCACTGTTGCAAAAAAATTAGCTAAGCTTTTAAATTATACCTATATCGATACAGGTGCTATGTATAGAGCCATTACATATAAGACCATACAACAGGGGATAAATCTTACTGAAGAAAACAAAATAGCTGATATTGTGCAAAGTGCTGATATCATCTTAGAAGGAGAAAAAATTTTTTTAGATGGAAAAGATATTTCTGAAGAAATAAGAAAACCAGAGGTTTCTGAAAAAGTATCATTGGTATCTAAAATACCTAAAGTGAGAGAAATTTTAGTGCAAAAACAAAGGAAAATTGCTGAAGGCAAAAATGTAGTAATGGATGGAAGAGACATAGGAACGGTTGTGCTGCCTGATGCACAGTTTAAATTTTATTTGACCGCTTCTTTAGAAGAAAGAGCAAAACGGCGATATAGCGAGTTTAAAACTAAAAATGTAAATGTGAGTTATTATGAGGTGTTAAAAGAAATAGAAAATCGTGACACTATAGATTCACAGAGAGATACATCTCCTCTAAAAATTGCTGAAGATTCTATTGTCATTGATACTACATATCTTTCAGAAGAGGAAGTTTTAGAAAAACTGTATAATATCATAAAGGAAGGATTAAAAGGGGAAATTTAA
- a CDS encoding 30S ribosomal protein S1: protein MGMNDFLEGYTFKTLRPGEIVRGKVIKVSDEGIIANIGYKSDAFVPKNELSLNPNFDVKKTFNVEDELDLYIISVENDEGNVLASKVMADDKLSREKIEKAYKNKEIIEGEVIEVVKGGVIAYSLGAKVFVPASQLELHYVDKLNEYLGKTLRLRIIEYIPGKKIVGSQKEVMKLEREKAKKALLSNLKEGDIVEGKVKNIIDKGAFVDIGGFDGFIPLSEISWERIKNPREVLEIGDKVSVYILNVDEKNEKITLSLRRVLPDPWENAEAKYHEGDVLKGTITNITPFGVFVQLEAGIEGLVHKNNLENNIKAYKMNDIIGVEILNINQQDKKINLKEVPLEEDIVEIEHQELRITLGEIFNKNF, encoded by the coding sequence ATGGGAATGAATGATTTTTTAGAAGGTTATACTTTTAAGACGTTGCGACCTGGAGAGATTGTCAGGGGAAAAGTGATAAAAGTTTCTGATGAGGGGATTATTGCAAATATTGGCTATAAATCAGATGCTTTTGTGCCTAAAAATGAACTTTCTTTAAATCCTAATTTTGATGTAAAAAAGACCTTCAATGTTGAGGATGAGTTAGATTTATATATAATAAGTGTGGAAAATGATGAAGGAAATGTATTAGCCTCTAAAGTTATGGCTGATGATAAGCTGAGCAGAGAAAAAATTGAAAAAGCCTATAAAAATAAAGAGATAATTGAAGGAGAAGTTATTGAGGTTGTAAAAGGCGGAGTGATTGCCTACTCACTAGGAGCTAAGGTTTTTGTTCCTGCTTCTCAACTGGAATTACATTATGTCGACAAATTAAATGAATATTTAGGTAAAACTTTACGGCTTCGAATAATTGAGTATATTCCTGGCAAGAAGATTGTTGGATCGCAAAAAGAAGTAATGAAACTAGAAAGAGAAAAGGCTAAAAAAGCGCTTTTATCAAATTTGAAAGAAGGAGATATAGTAGAAGGAAAAGTAAAAAACATAATAGATAAGGGAGCTTTTGTAGACATAGGAGGTTTTGATGGTTTTATCCCTCTAAGTGAAATTAGCTGGGAAAGAATTAAAAATCCGCGAGAAGTATTGGAAATTGGAGATAAAGTCTCGGTTTATATATTAAATGTAGATGAAAAAAATGAAAAAATTACTTTGAGCCTGAGAAGAGTGTTGCCAGATCCGTGGGAGAATGCAGAAGCAAAATATCACGAAGGAGACGTGCTAAAGGGAACTATCACTAACATTACGCCTTTTGGGGTATTTGTGCAGCTAGAAGCAGGAATAGAAGGATTGGTTCATAAAAATAATTTAGAAAATAATATCAAAGCATATAAAATGAATGATATTATAGGAGTAGAAATATTGAACATAAATCAACAAGACAAAAAAATAAATCTTAAAGAAGTGCCTCTGGAAGAAGATATTGTAGAAATAGAGCATCAAGAGCTTAGAATCACCTTGGGAGAAATATTTAATAAAAATTTTTAA
- a CDS encoding CheR family methyltransferase: MVGYEDFVEKIHKLTGIDLSSYKEKQMKRRLESLITSHKFSSYEEYFNELTVNKTLYEEFLNYITINVTEFFRNPSQWEILEKDILPNIIKKGFRVWSAACSTGEEPYSVAMLLTKFIDLKDVTIIATDIDGRVLEKAKKGIYSAETVKKVPQEFLKKFLRKIDDKSYQISEDIRKSVQFEKHDLLKDEYPKNIDLLICRNVLIYFNDTAKDKIYKKFYESLNDSGIFFVGSTEQIILPYRYNFEPIKTFFYKKIIPQG; the protein is encoded by the coding sequence ATGGTAGGTTATGAGGACTTTGTTGAAAAAATACATAAATTAACTGGAATAGATTTGTCTTCATACAAAGAAAAGCAAATGAAAAGAAGATTAGAATCTTTAATCACTAGTCACAAATTTAGCTCTTATGAGGAATATTTTAATGAACTTACTGTCAATAAAACATTATATGAAGAGTTTCTAAATTATATTACTATTAATGTAACAGAATTTTTTAGAAACCCTTCACAGTGGGAAATCTTAGAGAAAGACATTTTACCTAACATTATAAAAAAAGGTTTTAGAGTGTGGAGTGCAGCTTGTTCTACTGGGGAAGAACCTTATTCTGTAGCCATGCTTTTAACGAAGTTTATAGATTTAAAAGATGTGACAATTATTGCTACAGACATAGATGGAAGAGTATTAGAAAAAGCTAAAAAAGGTATATATTCGGCTGAGACTGTTAAAAAAGTACCTCAAGAATTTTTAAAAAAATTCTTGAGAAAAATTGATGACAAAAGTTATCAGATAAGTGAAGATATTAGAAAAAGTGTACAATTTGAAAAACATGACTTGCTAAAAGATGAATATCCTAAAAATATAGATTTATTAATTTGTAGAAATGTGTTAATATATTTTAATGATACAGCTAAAGATAAAATATATAAAAAATTTTATGAGTCTTTAAATGATAGTGGTATATTTTTTGTAGGTAGCACAGAGCAAATAATATTGCCATATAGATACAATTTTGAACCAATTAAAACTTTTTTCTATAAAAAAATTATTCCACAGGGATAA
- a CDS encoding 4-hydroxy-3-methylbut-2-enyl diphosphate reductase, producing the protein MKILIAEYAGFCFGVKRAIETAYQEIEKGDGKKIYTLGEIIHNPQVISDLSKKGVNVIEEEELDKLTEGDKLIIRSHGVSKKLYDFLAKKGIEVIDVTCPFVKKVQNIVYEYYHKGYSIIIVGDRNHPEVIGVNGWCDDTAYVVNSIEEAYELPQLEKACAVAQTTLIEKHWKDILEVIKLKVKDLIFFNTICDATQKRQDAADELSKKVDVMFVIGGKHSSNTQKLKKICEKNCKNTFHIEDAEELTLEMVKDHEIIGVTAGASTPDYVIEDVIEKIRFLKGEDGNE; encoded by the coding sequence ATGAAAATATTGATTGCTGAGTATGCAGGTTTCTGCTTTGGAGTAAAAAGAGCTATTGAAACTGCATATCAGGAAATTGAAAAAGGTGATGGAAAAAAAATATATACTCTAGGTGAAATTATTCATAATCCACAAGTTATATCGGACTTATCGAAAAAAGGGGTTAATGTTATTGAAGAAGAAGAGCTGGATAAATTAACTGAGGGCGATAAATTAATTATCCGAAGTCATGGGGTGTCTAAAAAATTATACGATTTTCTCGCTAAAAAAGGAATTGAAGTCATAGATGTTACCTGCCCATTTGTAAAAAAGGTCCAAAATATAGTTTATGAGTACTACCACAAGGGCTACTCTATTATCATTGTAGGAGATAGAAATCATCCAGAAGTAATAGGAGTAAACGGATGGTGTGATGACACTGCTTATGTGGTAAATTCAATTGAAGAAGCTTATGAATTACCTCAATTAGAAAAGGCATGTGCAGTTGCTCAAACTACTCTCATTGAAAAGCATTGGAAAGATATTTTAGAAGTAATAAAGCTAAAAGTTAAAGACCTTATTTTTTTTAATACTATATGTGATGCTACACAAAAAAGACAAGATGCTGCTGATGAGCTTTCAAAAAAGGTAGATGTAATGTTTGTAATTGGAGGGAAACATAGCTCTAATACTCAAAAACTAAAAAAGATATGTGAAAAAAATTGTAAAAACACTTTTCATATAGAAGATGCAGAGGAATTGACTCTTGAAATGGTAAAAGACCATGAGATTATAGGAGTAACAGCAGGAGCTTCAACCCCCGATTATGTGATAGAGGACGTGATAGAGAAAATTAGATTCTTAAAAGGGGAAGATGGGAATGAATGA
- a CDS encoding lysophospholipid acyltransferase family protein: MFYYIAKVIVLVIIKVIFRIEVRGLENIPKKGPVIICPNHISLLDPPVIGALLNRRIYFMAKEELFKNPFLKLLLGTGLGAFPVKRGTADLSAIKTALSYLKKGRAIGIFPEGTRSKTGQLQKAEPGVAMLAIKGNAPVVPIGIKGKYRLFSKIIINIGKPITFEKYANFKLSSERLSAIGEEIMQEIAKLL, encoded by the coding sequence ATGTTTTATTATATTGCTAAAGTTATAGTATTAGTAATTATAAAAGTGATATTTAGAATAGAAGTAAGAGGACTTGAAAATATTCCCAAAAAAGGCCCAGTAATCATATGCCCTAACCATATAAGTCTTTTAGATCCTCCTGTCATAGGAGCACTTTTAAACAGGCGAATATATTTTATGGCAAAAGAGGAACTTTTTAAAAATCCTTTTTTAAAGCTTCTCTTAGGGACAGGCTTAGGAGCTTTTCCTGTCAAAAGAGGTACAGCTGATTTATCAGCTATCAAGACTGCTTTATCTTACTTAAAAAAAGGAAGAGCAATTGGAATTTTCCCTGAAGGTACAAGAAGTAAAACTGGTCAGCTTCAAAAGGCTGAGCCAGGAGTTGCTATGTTAGCAATTAAAGGAAATGCTCCTGTAGTACCTATAGGAATTAAAGGGAAATATCGCCTTTTTTCTAAGATTATTATAAATATCGGTAAACCAATAACTTTTGAAAAATATGCTAATTTTAAACTTTCCTCTGAGAGACTTTCTGCTATTGGAGAGGAAATAATGCAAGAAATTGCAAAATTGCTGTAG